The Shewanella sp. NFH-SH190041 genome has a window encoding:
- a CDS encoding CvpA family protein, translated as MVWIDYVIIAIIGLSTVISLVRGFAKEAMSLVVWFAAFFIASQFYQELAAHLTEFSDEIVRNGIAIAILFITTLILGALVNYLLGQLVSKTGLSGTDRVLGVVFGAVRGALIISAVLFFMDAFTGAPKTDWWQHSVLVPEFGVVIQWFFHYLENTSSFVPK; from the coding sequence ATGGTTTGGATTGATTACGTCATTATCGCCATTATCGGCCTGTCTACTGTTATTAGTTTAGTCCGCGGCTTTGCTAAAGAAGCCATGTCTCTTGTCGTCTGGTTTGCCGCTTTTTTTATTGCTAGTCAGTTTTACCAAGAATTAGCAGCCCATCTCACCGAGTTTTCTGATGAAATTGTGCGTAATGGCATCGCCATTGCTATCTTGTTCATCACGACGTTGATCCTCGGGGCCTTGGTTAATTACCTCTTGGGACAATTGGTGAGTAAAACCGGGTTATCCGGCACGGATAGAGTATTGGGGGTGGTCTTTGGCGCTGTACGTGGTGCGCTGATTATTAGTGCTGTACTGTTCTTTATGGATGCCTTTACCGGCGCACCGAAAACGGACTGGTGGCAACACTCAGTACTGGTGCCTGAATTCGGTGTAGTGATCCAGTGGTTTTTCCACTATTTAGAAAATACCTCAAGCTTTGTACCTAAATAA
- the truA gene encoding tRNA pseudouridine(38-40) synthase TruA, translating into MRIALGVEYDGSAFYGWQRQAEVDSVQAQLERALSIVANEPIELQCAGRTDAGVHATGQVVHFDTNASRKEGAWTLGVNAHLPDGIAVRWARTVDDEFHARFSATARRYRYVIYNHNFRPGILRQGVSHYHGDIDEGKMHMAAQALLGEQDFTSFRAIQCQSRTPFRNVHRVSVTRQGMYVIVDIQANAFLHHMVRNIVGSLLEIGLGRQPLDWIRTLLALKDRTKAAATAKPHGLYLVDVTYPEDYQLPKLALGPLFMPD; encoded by the coding sequence ATGCGAATCGCATTGGGAGTCGAATATGACGGTAGCGCCTTTTATGGCTGGCAGCGTCAGGCCGAAGTCGACTCGGTTCAGGCCCAGTTAGAACGGGCGTTATCTATTGTGGCTAATGAGCCGATTGAATTGCAGTGTGCTGGTCGCACCGATGCCGGTGTGCATGCCACAGGTCAAGTGGTGCATTTTGATACCAATGCTAGCCGAAAAGAAGGGGCTTGGACATTGGGTGTGAATGCCCACTTGCCTGATGGCATCGCCGTTCGCTGGGCTCGAACAGTGGATGATGAATTTCATGCTCGCTTTTCAGCCACCGCCCGCCGCTACCGCTATGTGATTTATAACCACAACTTCCGCCCTGGGATTTTACGGCAAGGTGTCAGCCATTATCATGGTGATATTGATGAGGGCAAAATGCACATGGCCGCACAGGCATTGCTGGGCGAGCAGGACTTTACCAGCTTTCGGGCCATTCAATGTCAGTCCCGTACGCCATTTCGCAATGTGCACCGGGTCAGTGTGACCCGTCAGGGCATGTATGTCATTGTGGATATTCAGGCCAATGCTTTTTTACACCATATGGTGCGTAATATCGTCGGCTCTTTGCTGGAGATTGGGTTGGGGCGGCAACCATTAGATTGGATCCGCACATTATTGGCTTTGAAGGATAGAACTAAAGCCGCCGCGACAGCAAAACCTCACGGGTTATATTTGGTAGATGTCACTTATCCAGAAGACTATCAATTGCCAAAATTGGCACTTGGTCCGCTGTTTATGCCTGATTGA
- a CDS encoding 4-phosphoerythronate dehydrogenase, producing the protein MRIIADENMPFVSQLFEPLGEVSLVDGRSLSPSHLIDADVLLVRSVTQVNAALLSQANRLSFIGSATIGTDHIDQQLLISRSIEFAHAPGCNATAVGEFAFMAMLELAGITREPLAGKKVGIVGAGNTGSALARCLAAYHVEYLLCDPLLAEADTHSTTSTRRQYTQLDELIHECDVISLHVPLTREGPYPTWHLFDHQRLAQLRPGCWLINTSRGDVIDNPALLQLALTRPDIKLALDVWAGEPTPISALIERADIATPHIAGYSLEGRARGTLMLRQQLARLQQCEVDIELSDLLPEAIFNQLTLSASPDEAGLRQLCRLVYDLRDDDKLFRFYAGQSGGFDQMRRNHRHRRELSVLTLVNEGAFEVDWLTKLGFSGVNL; encoded by the coding sequence ATGAGAATCATTGCCGATGAAAATATGCCCTTTGTATCGCAACTGTTTGAACCACTGGGTGAGGTTAGTTTAGTTGATGGGCGCAGCCTTTCTCCCTCGCACTTGATTGATGCTGATGTACTGTTAGTCCGCTCAGTGACCCAGGTTAATGCTGCCTTGCTGTCGCAGGCGAATCGATTAAGTTTTATTGGCAGTGCCACAATAGGAACTGATCATATTGATCAGCAATTGCTGATTTCCCGCAGCATTGAGTTTGCCCATGCCCCTGGCTGCAATGCCACAGCTGTTGGGGAGTTTGCTTTTATGGCCATGCTTGAACTGGCCGGGATAACCCGTGAGCCGTTAGCAGGTAAAAAAGTGGGGATTGTCGGCGCGGGTAATACTGGCTCTGCGTTGGCGCGTTGTCTTGCGGCTTATCATGTTGAATATTTATTGTGCGACCCCTTGCTTGCAGAAGCTGACACTCATTCGACTACGTCAACAAGACGCCAATATACACAGCTGGATGAGCTAATCCATGAGTGTGATGTTATCAGTTTACATGTGCCGTTAACTCGGGAAGGGCCTTATCCAACCTGGCATCTGTTTGATCATCAGCGGTTGGCTCAATTGCGGCCTGGGTGTTGGTTAATTAATACCAGTCGAGGTGATGTGATTGATAATCCGGCATTGTTACAGTTGGCATTGACACGTCCGGACATCAAATTGGCACTGGATGTCTGGGCTGGGGAGCCGACACCTATCAGCGCTTTGATTGAGCGAGCAGATATTGCCACGCCACATATTGCTGGTTATAGCCTTGAAGGACGAGCGCGGGGGACATTGATGTTACGGCAGCAACTTGCCAGATTACAACAATGTGAGGTTGACATCGAATTGTCAGACTTGTTGCCAGAAGCGATATTTAATCAGTTAACCCTATCGGCGTCTCCTGATGAAGCTGGGCTGAGGCAATTGTGCCGATTGGTCTATGATTTGCGCGATGATGATAAATTGTTCCGCTTTTATGCCGGTCAGTCCGGTGGTTTTGACCAAATGCGGCGAAATCACCGCCACCGTAGGGAATTGAGTGTTCTGACGCTGGTCAATGAGGGGGCGTTTGAGGTAGATTGGTTGACCAAATTAGGATTTTCAGGAGTCAATCTGTAA
- a CDS encoding FimV/HubP family polar landmark protein, translated as MIFRILPLLRISRFLPLVLFMLSSPLSVADSLTLSGPQGEVNQSVTQYGPTSPNDTFWSIAQQVRPDNGVTVYQVMAAIFDANPHAFASDNYNSLEKGMILAIPSRAEIAAVPASLARARASQDDKSWQQQAIQQEAKPLAEALAAQQQAEQSEQAALGQLQTLSASVDALQEKNLALTDELGRALDQIVVSRNDIENLKGKIKSANNELGIVTQELLTTKEENQALKTQLTLLEQEAELAQSEPQDTGVMASPVMLGIAISLLTLILLLGLWVVLRPKKQPDATVRTDPEISSESASASIVAGGAAVAAVATAAVADDIGGDDDLSVHLDDHDDHDDHLDKLLAEDDGIAAADHLLDDAELQQSNDDTPQSLDDLWADALGEQEEGEARRENDETDLDSLLAEDGELSSGASTEPSQDLDALLDEEIEGDTQEDITEEIATEVDPHIAEQETDDIDTMLSALDEPTEENASAPLDNSQAETTDAGQDDIDALLAGVDGEPDADIDTTTDVEPEVSTDTVDAGQDDIDALLAGVDVEPDADIDTTTDIEPEVSTDTVDAGQDDIDALLAGVDAEPDADIDTITDIEAEVSTDSVDADQDDIDALLANVDAEPDVDIDTTTDIEPEVSTDSVDAGQDDIDALLAGVDAEPDVDIDTTTDIEPEVSTDTVDAGQDDIDALLAGVDAEPDVDIDTTTDIEPEVGSDTVDAGLDDIDALLAGVDAESDADIDTTTDIEPEVSTDTVDAGQDDIDALLAEVEVEPEQTQEESSAQAVAADDDSAALLDAGSDDEDVEDARVGSTPSNNEDLAAQLADVAPDAALMAEPLDELAHDNASSDNDAAELISNELVAHIEADERQEDRVLAPEIAANHILGDEVDTSALTALDAMLADIEREEVASQLDNSILPEPEPEPEPEPEPEPEPEPEPEPEPEPEPEPEPEPEPEPEPEPDNELVEGVADSAPVEPLTEDAVPSMMGSASEEVNTAETEPEIELADVVTTGLDTNVDSEPDESDFSEDNNFPENSADVDAMMAEFEAELEGWVADSQADNANADDTSDVNLSSEVEPDAADVDVQAEIEDGEHHVNHQLSAELDDALADMGVVADDDADLDSLLATLSDDHAVEGEAAHLAEVEAGDDTEREDSSSDDDLSADPELISDIELSQAISPAEPVAGVDTDVDLNTDIDTGDGTQSSETNSTLADAEITASESDEDDAILTDADLAAAYQTVESHGEVDHEPLAPATPEIDITGTAASNMPSSDDADLSDEQVLAAMAQSALDEAVDMASDSDVNSVEAPALQAVVGAEAHEEALAKFEQDHDFIDIERLLNDADASETVDNYQGPAQVAMDDIKEIIGDSAMVDVDDAENAINAKLDLARAYMEIDDKDSAIVLLQEVGVDGNVRQQEEAGQLLKKMR; from the coding sequence ATGATTTTTCGCATTTTACCTCTGCTGCGGATAAGCCGCTTTCTGCCGCTTGTTTTATTCATGTTATCCAGCCCATTGTCTGTAGCCGATTCTTTGACACTGTCAGGTCCTCAGGGTGAAGTGAACCAATCTGTCACTCAATATGGGCCAACTTCTCCGAATGATACTTTTTGGAGTATTGCCCAGCAGGTTCGTCCGGATAATGGTGTTACTGTTTACCAAGTGATGGCGGCAATTTTTGATGCTAACCCCCATGCTTTTGCTTCTGATAATTACAACAGCTTAGAAAAGGGCATGATTTTGGCTATTCCGTCACGGGCCGAGATCGCAGCGGTTCCAGCGTCATTGGCTCGGGCTCGGGCTAGTCAAGATGACAAAAGTTGGCAACAGCAGGCAATACAGCAAGAGGCTAAGCCATTAGCTGAAGCGCTGGCCGCCCAGCAGCAGGCGGAGCAATCTGAGCAAGCTGCTTTAGGACAATTACAAACCTTATCCGCTTCTGTTGATGCGTTGCAGGAAAAAAACCTGGCGCTGACGGATGAATTAGGCCGGGCATTGGATCAGATTGTTGTCAGTCGTAATGATATTGAAAACCTGAAAGGAAAAATTAAATCTGCCAATAATGAATTGGGCATAGTGACCCAAGAGTTGTTGACGACTAAAGAAGAAAATCAGGCACTGAAAACCCAATTGACGTTATTGGAGCAAGAAGCTGAGTTAGCACAAAGTGAACCGCAGGACACAGGTGTTATGGCCAGCCCAGTAATGCTTGGGATCGCTATTTCATTATTAACACTCATTCTCTTGTTGGGGTTATGGGTAGTGCTACGACCGAAAAAACAGCCTGATGCAACCGTTCGCACTGACCCTGAGATAAGTTCAGAATCTGCGAGTGCATCTATAGTGGCTGGCGGTGCAGCTGTTGCTGCAGTAGCAACAGCTGCTGTGGCCGATGATATAGGAGGTGATGACGATCTCTCCGTACATCTTGATGATCATGATGATCATGATGATCATTTGGATAAATTGCTGGCTGAGGATGATGGCATCGCTGCGGCAGATCATTTACTGGATGATGCTGAATTACAGCAGTCGAATGATGATACACCTCAATCTTTAGATGATTTGTGGGCAGATGCGCTAGGTGAGCAGGAAGAAGGCGAGGCGAGGCGAGAGAATGATGAAACTGATTTAGACAGTTTATTGGCTGAAGATGGGGAATTGTCATCAGGTGCATCTACTGAGCCAAGCCAGGATTTGGATGCATTACTGGATGAAGAAATAGAGGGCGACACCCAAGAAGATATCACTGAGGAGATTGCAACCGAAGTCGATCCCCATATAGCCGAGCAAGAAACAGATGACATAGATACCATGCTATCGGCGTTAGATGAACCCACTGAGGAGAATGCTTCTGCCCCCCTTGATAACAGTCAGGCAGAAACGACTGATGCCGGGCAGGATGATATTGATGCACTGTTAGCCGGTGTGGATGGGGAACCTGATGCTGATATCGACACGACTACTGATGTTGAGCCTGAGGTAAGCACTGACACAGTCGATGCTGGGCAGGATGATATCGATGCACTGTTAGCCGGTGTTGATGTTGAGCCTGATGCTGATATTGACACGACTACTGATATTGAGCCTGAGGTAAGCACTGATACAGTAGATGCCGGGCAGGATGATATCGATGCACTGTTAGCCGGTGTTGATGCGGAGCCTGATGCTGATATCGACACGATTACTGATATTGAGGCTGAGGTAAGCACTGACTCGGTTGATGCTGACCAGGATGATATTGATGCGCTATTAGCCAATGTGGATGCGGAGCCTGATGTTGATATCGACACGACTACTGATATTGAGCCTGAGGTAAGCACTGACTCGGTGGATGCTGGTCAGGATGATATCGATGCACTGTTAGCCGGTGTTGATGCGGAGCCTGATGTTGATATCGACACGACTACTGATATTGAGCCAGAGGTAAGTACTGACACAGTAGATGCTGGGCAAGATGATATCGATGCGCTGTTAGCCGGTGTTGATGCGGAGCCTGATGTTGATATCGACACGACTACTGATATTGAGCCAGAGGTAGGCTCTGACACAGTCGATGCGGGCCTAGATGATATTGATGCGCTGTTAGCCGGTGTCGATGCGGAATCTGATGCTGATATCGACACGACTACTGATATTGAGCCAGAGGTAAGCACTGACACAGTCGATGCTGGGCAGGATGATATTGATGCATTGTTAGCTGAAGTTGAGGTTGAACCTGAGCAGACTCAGGAAGAGTCAAGTGCGCAGGCCGTTGCCGCAGATGATGATAGTGCCGCATTACTTGATGCAGGATCTGATGATGAAGACGTTGAAGATGCAAGGGTTGGATCGACTCCGAGCAATAACGAAGATTTGGCAGCGCAGCTTGCAGATGTAGCACCCGATGCTGCATTGATGGCAGAGCCTTTAGATGAGTTAGCGCATGATAATGCCTCATCTGACAATGATGCTGCTGAATTAATCTCAAATGAATTAGTTGCGCATATTGAGGCAGATGAGCGACAAGAGGACAGGGTTCTTGCTCCGGAAATTGCAGCCAATCATATACTGGGAGATGAGGTTGATACTTCTGCATTGACGGCATTAGATGCCATGTTAGCGGATATTGAACGAGAAGAGGTTGCATCGCAGCTTGATAACAGCATCCTGCCAGAGCCAGAGCCAGAGCCAGAGCCAGAGCCAGAGCCAGAGCCAGAGCCAGAGCCAGAGCCAGAGCCAGAGCCAGAGCCAGAGCCAGAGCCAGAGCCAGAGCCAGAGCCAGAGCCAGAGCCAGAGCCAGATAATGAATTAGTGGAGGGTGTTGCTGATAGTGCTCCTGTAGAGCCCCTGACAGAAGATGCCGTTCCATCAATGATGGGCTCCGCCTCTGAGGAGGTAAATACTGCTGAGACAGAGCCAGAAATTGAACTGGCAGATGTGGTCACCACCGGATTAGATACGAATGTTGACTCAGAGCCGGATGAGAGTGATTTTTCGGAAGATAATAATTTTCCAGAAAATAGCGCCGATGTTGATGCCATGATGGCGGAATTTGAGGCTGAACTAGAAGGTTGGGTGGCCGATAGTCAGGCTGATAACGCGAATGCCGATGACACATCAGATGTAAACCTTAGCTCAGAGGTTGAGCCTGACGCAGCTGATGTGGATGTACAGGCTGAGATTGAAGATGGCGAGCACCATGTGAATCATCAATTATCTGCAGAGTTAGATGACGCGTTGGCCGATATGGGGGTTGTGGCGGATGATGACGCAGATCTTGATTCACTGCTGGCTACGCTCAGTGATGATCATGCCGTTGAGGGTGAGGCAGCTCATCTTGCGGAGGTAGAAGCAGGTGATGACACTGAGCGTGAAGACAGCTCTAGCGATGATGACTTATCCGCAGATCCCGAACTTATTTCAGATATCGAGCTTTCCCAAGCTATATCGCCAGCAGAGCCCGTGGCTGGGGTTGATACGGACGTTGATCTCAACACTGATATTGATACTGGGGATGGGACGCAATCCTCTGAGACAAACTCTACGCTCGCTGATGCTGAGATAACTGCTTCTGAGTCAGATGAAGATGATGCCATCTTGACTGATGCTGATTTAGCCGCGGCTTATCAGACAGTTGAATCTCATGGGGAAGTTGACCATGAGCCTCTGGCACCAGCGACTCCTGAGATTGATATCACTGGGACTGCAGCATCAAATATGCCCTCTAGCGATGATGCGGATCTGAGTGATGAGCAGGTGCTGGCTGCGATGGCGCAAAGTGCATTGGATGAAGCTGTTGATATGGCTTCTGATAGCGATGTGAACAGCGTTGAAGCACCCGCGTTGCAGGCAGTGGTGGGGGCGGAAGCGCATGAAGAAGCGCTAGCAAAGTTTGAACAGGATCATGATTTTATTGATATTGAACGCCTGCTCAATGATGCTGATGCCAGTGAGACAGTTGATAACTACCAAGGCCCGGCTCAAGTGGCAATGGATGATATTAAGGAGATTATTGGCGACAGTGCCATGGTGGATGTAGATGATGCAGAAAATGCCATTAATGCCAAATTAGATCTGGCCAGAGCTTATATGGAAATTGATGATAAAGACAGCGCTATTGTCTTGTTGCAGGAAGTCGGCGTTGATGGCAATGTCCGGCAGCAGGAAGAGGCGGGTCAACTGCTGAAAAAAATGCGATAA
- a CDS encoding SPOR domain-containing protein has product MLVSQFQNRLVGTIVLVALGVIFLPDILDGKKERVQEEFTEIPLRPTAASVQQEPVNLKVINVADTMAPVNPQTKHEIKHAAVELKPATNGGWSIEKTAQNSHAVAEKSSVTDKVQKGWTLQLGSFKNSTNVTALVEQLRHSGFDAYTIPSTPQAGKITKVFVGPDITKQRIEQLKPRVEKLTHLKGRIIPFDPLAQ; this is encoded by the coding sequence ATGTTAGTGAGTCAGTTTCAGAACCGTCTGGTGGGTACCATAGTGCTGGTGGCACTGGGGGTCATATTTCTGCCAGATATTCTTGATGGCAAAAAAGAGCGGGTGCAGGAGGAGTTTACCGAAATTCCGCTGCGGCCGACTGCCGCCAGTGTGCAGCAGGAGCCGGTGAACCTGAAAGTGATTAATGTTGCTGACACTATGGCACCGGTTAATCCCCAAACTAAGCATGAAATCAAACATGCTGCTGTTGAGTTGAAACCCGCAACAAATGGCGGCTGGAGCATTGAAAAAACTGCACAAAACTCCCATGCCGTGGCGGAGAAATCCAGTGTGACGGATAAGGTGCAAAAAGGCTGGACACTGCAACTGGGGAGTTTTAAAAACAGCACTAATGTGACCGCGTTAGTCGAGCAACTACGCCACTCTGGTTTTGATGCGTACACCATTCCATCAACGCCTCAAGCAGGTAAGATCACCAAGGTTTTTGTGGGGCCGGATATTACTAAACAGCGTATTGAACAGCTCAAACCTCGGGTTGAGAAATTGACGCATCTGAAAGGCCGGATCATTCCGTTTGACCCTTTGGCACAGTAG
- a CDS encoding aspartate-semialdehyde dehydrogenase, which translates to MSQEYNVVVLGASGAVGQTMIEILEERNFPVANLYPLASSRSAGDTVSFHGKQIEILDVDSFDWSQAQIGFFSAGGDVSAKWAPIAAEHGCVVIDNTSHFRYDYDVPLVVPEVNPQAIADFRNRNIIANPNCSTIQMLVALKPIYDAFGISRINVATYQSVSGTGKRAIEELAKQCAKLLQGLPAESEVYPQQIAFNALPQIDKFMDNGYTKEEMKMVWETQKIFGDTSITVNPTAVRIPVFYGHSEAIHIETLQPVEAEDVKAVLRHAEGIELFESDEEYPTAVTHAAGTDPVYVGRVRKDISHPNGINLWVVADNIRKGAALNSVQIAEILIRDYY; encoded by the coding sequence ATGTCGCAGGAATATAATGTTGTCGTATTAGGCGCATCCGGCGCAGTCGGTCAAACCATGATCGAAATTCTCGAAGAGCGCAATTTCCCTGTTGCCAATCTTTATCCGCTGGCCAGCAGCCGCAGTGCCGGAGATACGGTCAGCTTCCATGGTAAACAGATTGAAATTCTGGATGTAGACTCATTTGATTGGTCTCAAGCGCAGATTGGTTTCTTCTCTGCTGGTGGTGATGTTTCTGCTAAATGGGCGCCAATTGCCGCTGAGCATGGTTGTGTGGTGATCGATAACACCTCACATTTCCGTTATGACTATGATGTACCTTTAGTGGTACCGGAAGTGAATCCTCAGGCTATTGCGGATTTTCGTAATCGCAATATCATTGCTAACCCAAACTGTTCCACCATCCAAATGCTGGTAGCACTGAAGCCGATTTATGATGCCTTTGGTATCAGTCGTATTAATGTGGCGACTTATCAGTCGGTATCCGGTACGGGTAAGCGAGCAATTGAAGAGTTGGCAAAGCAGTGTGCCAAGTTGCTACAGGGCCTGCCGGCAGAGTCTGAGGTTTATCCGCAGCAGATTGCCTTTAATGCGCTGCCACAGATCGATAAGTTTATGGATAATGGCTACACCAAAGAAGAAATGAAAATGGTGTGGGAAACCCAGAAAATTTTTGGTGATACCAGCATTACAGTGAATCCGACAGCAGTGCGTATTCCAGTATTTTATGGGCATTCTGAAGCGATCCATATTGAAACTCTGCAGCCGGTTGAAGCTGAGGATGTTAAAGCGGTACTGCGCCATGCGGAAGGTATCGAATTATTCGAGTCTGATGAAGAATATCCAACTGCGGTAACCCATGCTGCGGGTACAGATCCGGTTTATGTTGGCCGGGTGCGTAAGGATATTTCCCACCCTAATGGAATCAACCTTTGGGTTGTTGCCGATAATATTCGTAAAGGCGCTGCATTAAACAGTGTGCAAATAGCCGAAATTCTGATCCGGGATTACTATTAA
- the folC gene encoding bifunctional tetrahydrofolate synthase/dihydrofolate synthase — MHTAPSSEASLQQWLDYLLAIHLSEIDMGLARVSEVARRMSLLTLGAAKVITVGGTNGKGTTCVMLESMLAQAGKRVGVYSSPHLLRYNERVRICGQDASDAALIAAFCEIEAARGSISLTFFEFATLAALQLFKAAQLDVVILEVGLGGRLDATNIIDADVAVVTAIDLDHQDYLGNTRDAVGYEKAGIFKAGSPAVVGEPDLPQTVVQVAKEKGAQLLAVGQAFNYQRTGELWQFHGRFIQVDNLPVPNLPLPNAATALAALECLYPAFDQDCIRNGLSLARLTGRFERVSEHPAIYLDVAHNPHAARYLASQMAAFAGRRVLALCGMLKDKDIEGVIQVMSPVVDHWYITGLDTERGADADRLSAAMPAGADVHSFAHIDAAWRALSAVMQPDDVVIVFGSFYTVSGVKSLMNGE, encoded by the coding sequence ATGCATACTGCACCATCAAGTGAAGCATCGCTGCAACAGTGGCTCGATTATTTGTTAGCGATCCACCTCAGTGAAATTGATATGGGGCTGGCTCGGGTCAGCGAAGTGGCCCGGCGTATGTCGTTGCTGACATTAGGCGCGGCCAAGGTTATCACTGTAGGTGGCACCAATGGTAAGGGAACAACCTGTGTCATGTTAGAAAGCATGTTGGCTCAGGCGGGTAAGCGGGTTGGCGTTTATAGCTCTCCCCATTTACTGCGCTATAACGAGCGGGTGCGGATTTGCGGCCAAGATGCTTCCGATGCGGCGCTGATAGCAGCCTTTTGCGAAATCGAGGCCGCCCGGGGATCCATCTCGCTGACCTTTTTTGAGTTTGCAACATTGGCGGCATTGCAGCTATTTAAGGCTGCCCAGTTGGATGTGGTGATCTTAGAAGTGGGCTTGGGCGGGCGTTTGGATGCCACCAATATTATTGATGCCGATGTGGCTGTAGTGACAGCGATTGATCTGGATCATCAGGATTATCTAGGCAACACCCGGGATGCGGTAGGGTATGAAAAAGCTGGTATTTTTAAAGCCGGTAGCCCTGCGGTTGTTGGCGAGCCGGATTTACCGCAGACAGTGGTGCAAGTTGCTAAAGAAAAAGGCGCGCAATTGCTGGCAGTGGGACAGGCATTCAATTATCAGCGCACAGGCGAGCTATGGCAGTTTCATGGCCGATTTATTCAAGTGGATAATCTTCCTGTGCCTAATTTACCCTTACCCAATGCGGCCACGGCATTAGCGGCACTGGAATGTCTGTATCCGGCCTTTGATCAAGACTGTATCCGCAACGGGTTATCGTTAGCCAGATTAACCGGCCGATTTGAGCGTGTTAGTGAGCATCCGGCTATTTATTTGGATGTGGCTCATAATCCCCATGCCGCCCGTTACTTGGCCAGTCAGATGGCGGCATTTGCAGGTCGGCGGGTGTTGGCGCTATGTGGCATGCTTAAAGATAAGGATATTGAAGGGGTTATCCAAGTGATGAGTCCTGTGGTGGATCATTGGTATATTACGGGGTTAGATACTGAGCGGGGGGCTGATGCTGACAGATTGTCTGCTGCAATGCCAGCGGGGGCAGATGTGCATAGTTTTGCGCATATTGATGCGGCCTGGCGGGCATTATCCGCCGTTATGCAGCCCGACGATGTGGTAATTGTATTTGGCTCCTTTTACACTGTATCTGGTGTTAAGTCTTTAATGAACGGGGAATAA